One genomic window of Actinoplanes lobatus includes the following:
- a CDS encoding LacI family DNA-binding transcriptional regulator, which produces MTKRLAEVAKKAGVSEATVSRVLNGRSGVSEATRTSVLTALDVLGYERPTKLRGERARLVGLVLPELQNPIFPALAEVVTGSLAQRGFTPALCARTIGGVPESDYVEMLLDHQVSGVIFAGGSYALADASHEHYRRLTERGLPVVLVNAGVDELGFPRVSTDDAVAVEQAYGHLRSLGHERIGMVLGPEGHIPSRRKLSAMIQVAGAEDAAARVERSSFSMEGARVAATRLVERGVTGIICASDVLALGAIRAARRLGRSVPGDVSVVGFDDSAFMTCTDPPLTTVRQPIETMGQAAVDLLVSQIDEAREFSDELLFEPELVVRGSTGPAPKD; this is translated from the coding sequence CCGAGGCCACCCGCACGTCGGTGCTCACCGCCCTGGACGTGCTGGGCTACGAGCGGCCCACCAAACTCCGCGGGGAGCGGGCCCGGCTCGTCGGCCTGGTCCTGCCCGAGCTGCAGAACCCGATCTTCCCCGCGCTGGCCGAGGTGGTGACCGGTTCGCTCGCGCAGCGCGGGTTCACCCCGGCCCTGTGCGCGCGGACGATCGGCGGCGTGCCGGAGTCGGATTACGTGGAGATGCTGCTGGATCACCAGGTCTCCGGCGTGATCTTCGCCGGTGGGTCGTATGCGCTGGCCGACGCCTCGCACGAGCACTACCGGCGGTTGACCGAGCGCGGCCTGCCGGTGGTGCTGGTCAACGCCGGCGTCGATGAGCTGGGCTTTCCCCGGGTGTCGACGGACGACGCGGTGGCGGTCGAGCAGGCGTACGGGCATCTGCGCTCCCTGGGCCATGAGCGGATCGGCATGGTGCTCGGCCCGGAGGGGCACATCCCGTCCCGGCGGAAGCTGTCCGCGATGATCCAGGTGGCCGGTGCGGAGGACGCCGCGGCGCGGGTCGAGCGGTCCAGCTTCTCGATGGAGGGTGCGCGGGTGGCGGCGACCCGGCTGGTGGAGCGCGGGGTGACCGGCATCATCTGCGCCAGTGACGTGCTGGCCCTGGGCGCGATCCGGGCGGCGCGGCGGCTGGGCCGTTCGGTGCCGGGTGACGTCTCGGTGGTGGGTTTCGACGACTCCGCGTTTATGACCTGCACCGATCCGCCGCTGACCACGGTGCGGCAGCCGATCGAGACGATGGGCCAGGCCGCCGTGGACCTGCTGGTGAGCCAGATCGACGAGGCCCGGGAGTTCTCCGACGAGCTGCTGTTCGAGCCGGAGCTGGTGGTTCGGGGTTCGACGGGACCCGCCCCCAAAGACTGA